GGGCAATTCCTGATTTTCAACATTTCGGGTTAAATCCAAATTTTTGAGACAGCCCCCTTTATGAGCGATCATCATTTAACTTGCTATTTGATATGTTTTTCGATCTCAGGGAGGATTTTATGAGCATCCACCGGTTTTCTGATAAAACCACGCACCGGAAACCAATGCGAAACCCCATCTTCACCTTTGTAATCAATCCCTGCTGACCCATCTTCGATATTTTTTACCAGGATTACCTGAAGATCCTTGAAGTTCGGATCTTTTCTGAACTCGCGGGCCATCTCCTGGATGCTTGGCTTATTTGTCATCAGGATGTCAATTGACGATTGAATCAGGAATGGAATATGGCTGAACTCCTTGCTGTTGAGCATTTGTTGAGCAAGTTCAAATCCTTCAAACTGGGTGGTCATCATCACATCAAGGATAGCCAGGTCAGGTTGGACGCTCCGCAATTTCTCAATGCCTTCGACTTTGTTCATTGCCGAATGCACTTCGTAACCGTTTTTGAATAAAATCGTCTCCAGCACTGTGATCACATCAATGTCATCATCAACAATCAAAATTTTTTTCTTTTTTTCCATGACAGATTTTTCTTAATTTTTTAACTCACTTTATTTTGGAAATAGCTAAATTCGAATAAATTGCGAAAGATTTTGGTGATTTTGGTTAAAACTTGCGAGGTGTTTATCGACAATAATTTTCGTTTGATTGGGGCAAAATTAGATAATTTTTTGATTGGCCACAGCTAAAATTGACTGTTCATCAATTTTTTCGAATATTGGCTTAATTTTGCATTTTTAACAATGATTTGATGCGATATTTTATCGAACTTGCTTACGATGGCTCGGCATATCATGGATGGCAGGCTCAGCCCGGATCGCGGTCTGTACAGGAACAGGTGGAGCTTGGACTAAAGTATAAAGCAGGACTTCCAGGCCGGATTACAGGGTGTGGCCGAACGGATGCCGGTGTGCATGCAAGGCAGTTTTATGCACATTTTGATTTAGAGATTGAATTGGATGTCGCTGGTCTTGATGATGTAGTTAAAGAGTTGAATAATTTTTTGAACAAAGACATTGTTATCAACCGGATTTTTACCGTTAATACTGGCGCACATGCACGTTTTGATGCCGTTTCAAGAACGTACACCTACCATATTGCTGTTTCAAAAAATCCTTTTAACAGGCTTTATGTCTGGTACTGGTACGTCAGACCTGATCTCAATTTGATGAACGAAGCCGCTTCAATCCTTCTGGATTATTATGATTTTACCAGTTTTTCTAAGTTGCACACCGATGTAAAAACCAATACCTGCAGGATTACGCATGCTCAATGGACTGAACAGGATAACACAATTACTTTTTCGATCACAGCTGACCGCTTTCTGCGCAACATGGTTCGCGCAATTGTGGGTACATTAATCGATGTTGGTCGTGGAAAAATATCCATTGACGGATTCAAAAAAATTGTCGAAAGTAAAAACCGTCAAAATGCCGGCATTTCTGTACCGGCAAATGCTCTATTTCTCGATCGGGTTGAGTATGACTGGTCCAAAATTTTGTAAAGGATTTTATTGATCGAAATTTATTTAAATAATTAAATAATAGACATTTACAAAATTATTTTTCCAACATTTAATTTGTACACGACTTTCGAAAGGAATTGTCAGGCAATTTTTTTTAAATTCTTTTGTTAAAAGGCTTGTTTTTATCCGAGGGAGTTAGTTAATTTGCCCCTCGGAATTAATTGAGTTTTTAATTATTATTTATTGAAAATCAAAAATATAACAAAAAATATTTTATCCTGATGGAGAAAAAACGTGTTATCAAAAGTATCGAAAACATTACCGAGGATGTAATGGAGGCGATCAAGAAAAAGTATCCCGACGGATGGTCGAATCACGTGCAGCGCATAAACAAAGGCAACAACGATTTTATGCATGTCATCACGGTGGACACTGCGGATGCTTCCTATTTGATTAAGGTGAAAGTGAAAGTGGATTCAATAGAGGAAGTTGAAAAGTTTACCAAACAGGTGGACTCGGGTGATGATATTGACAACACTGCCGAAGATACAACTGAAGATGTTCCGGATGTTGAAGATACAACGGAGGAATAATTTACCTAACTTGGAATCAACCTCATCTCTTTTTTCTGTGTTAAATTTTTCAAATATGCGATCAAAGTATCAACTTTGGGGTTAATTGGGTAAGTTTTTTTATCATTAACCTTGCAAAATGCTCCTTATCCAGCGCAATCAAACCGATCCTTACTTCAACCTCGCAGCCGAGGAGTATGTCCTGAAGTCATTTACTGAGGATATTTTTATGTTATGGCGCAATCATCCATCAATCATAATAGGTAAGCATCAAAATACATTGGCTGAGATTAACCTGGATTTCGTCAGAGAAAACAACATTCCGGTAGTGCGCAGGATTTCCGGTGGAGGAACAGTTTTTCATGACCTGGGCAACCTCAATTTTACATTTATCCGCAATGGTGATCATGAAAAGCTGGTCAATTTCAGGCAGTTTACCGATCCAATCATTGAAGTTCTGCAATCACTCGGACTTGATGCTAAGTTTGAGGGCCGAAATGACATCACCGTTAATGGCAGAAAGGTTTCTGGCAATGCCGAGCATGTTTACAAAAACCGCGTGCTACACCATGGTACCTTGTTGTTTTCGTCCAAGTTAACTGACCTTTCGGATGCCTTAAAAGTGAGCCCGGCAAAGTTTCTGGATAAAGCAGTGAAATCGGTCCGAAGCAGGGTTACAAACATCAGCGAACACCTGACTTCAAAGATGGATGTGATGGATTTTAAAACACTCATCCATGATCATATCACAGGCAAATACGCTGATGTAAGGGTTATAGATTTCTCTGATCAGGACATCATTGCAATCGATGCATTGGTGAAAGGAAAATACAACACCTGGTCATGGAATTTTGGGTATTCCCCTCAATACACTTTCAGGAAAATGCTCAAAGCCAATGGGGGAAGCCTCGAGTTCTTGCTCGATGTTCAAAACGGTATTATTCAACAGGCAAAGATTTATGGAGATTATTTTGGGGTGCGGGATACCGTAGAAATTGAACAATTATTGATTAACGAGCCGCATCTTCCCGAAAGGCTCAGGGAGGTTTTTAGCCCGGTCAACCTTGATCTCTATTTCAGCAATGTTGATCTGGAAGAATTCATGTCAGGATTATTTTAAATCACAAACATAAACAGTAAACGTAAATGACAATGACTAAAGAAGTAATTTTTGAAAAACTATGGGATATTTACGCCAGGCAAAATCCTTCCGTGCAGCGGATTCACGATTTGTTTGTCCAGGCAGGTGAAGTAGTTTATAACGATCATATTGCTTTCAGGACGTTCAATGATCCGCGAATAAATATCGAAGTGTTGGCAAAACCTTTCATTAAAGCCGGTTATGAAGAAAAAGGGCAATATGTTTTTGAAGCCAAGAAACTTTTTGCAAAACATTATGAACACAAATCAGACTCAAAGGCTCCACGCGTGTTTATCAGCGAGCTGAAAGTTGAAGAGTTCAGCGATTACTTGCAGGAAACCATTAAGGCAGCTATTGATATGATACCTGCTGATATGTTAAATTCTGACGAACTGATATACGCCGGTAACCTATGGGGCTCGCCATCCTATGAGACATATGAGCAGTTGCGTCAGGAATCTGAATATGCCGGCTGGCTTTATGTGTATGGCTTTTGCGCCAATCATTTCACGGTGAGTGTTAATGGGCTTGGAACTCTACATTCAGTGGAAAAAGTGAATAGTTTCCTGAAGAAAAACGGTTTTCAGATCAACGATTCTGGTGGTGAGGTCAAAGGAACACCGGCGGAATTATTAGAACAGTCGAGTATCAAATCGGAGATGATACCTGTTGATTTTGAAGAAGGATCATTCGAAATTCCTGGTTGTTATTACGAATTTGCCCGGCGTTATCCCGACGCAAATGGTGAACTTTACTCAGGTTTCATTGCCAAGTCAGCGGATAAGATTTTCGAAAGTACCGATTTCTATAATAAAGGTTAAATTCAATCATAACTTCATTTATTGAAAGGTCTTCATAACTGTCTCATGACTAAAAAATACTCAACTTTTTACAAAGAATATTTTTTAGTTCGTGAAAAAGTATGATCTTTGCCGCCCAATTTTCAATTGTTTATTAATCATTTAATTAAGTAAAATGCCAACAAAAATCAGATTGCAGAGACATGGTAAAAAGGGGCGTCCCTTCTACCATATTGTTATTGCGGATGGTCGGGCACCACGTGACGGAAGATTTACCGAAAGGATTGGTACTTACAACCCGGTTGCAAATCCGGCAGAGATCAACCTTGACTTCGACAAAGCCTTGTATTGGCTCCAGGTCGGCGCTCAACCTACTGACACAGTCCGCGCACTCCTTTCGATGAGGGGTGTTATTTACAAAAATCACCTGCTGAAGGGGGTTGCAAAAGGGGCTTTTTCAGCCGATGAAGCCGAAGTGAAATTTCAGGAGTGGATGGATGCCAAGCAACAAAGATTGCTCAATTCAATCAAAGAAGCTGAAAACAAGAAACGTACAGATTTGAAGAAAGCCCACGAAGAAGAGGTAAAAATCAAGGAAGAACGCGCTGCTGAAATCGCTAAAAAACGTGCTGACGAAATCGAAAAACAGGTTAGAGCCGCACAGGAAAAGAAAGCAGCCAAAGAACAAGCTGCAATGGCTGAGAATGCTGATGCAGCAACGGATGCAGAAGAATAAACCGGGATTAATCAGATAGATAGCTTCAGATTAGTTCATAAATTTAAGAAGGCCGGAGAAAATAAGCATTAGCGGATTTTCTTCGGTTTTTTTGTATCAATTATGCAAAAAGAAGATTTTTTCTTACTTGGTAAAATCACAAAGTTCAACAAAAAATCTGGTGATGTAACCATCTTAGCGGTTACCGATTCCCCGGAAACTTACATCAATTCTGGAGTGTTGTTCCTCGAAATCGATGGCGGATTAGTACCTTTTTTTGTTCGGGATTTAAAGTTGAAAGGTCAGGATGGCTTTCAGGTTCTGTTTGAAGACTATGATTTTCCGGAGAAGGCACAACATCTTGTTGGACTGAGCGTATTTCTACCGTCGGAACAGTTGACGGAACTTGCTTCGGATCAATTTTACTTTCATGAAATTTTGGAATTTATGGTCATCGATGTCAAGATAGGAGAGTTAGGTCCAATCAACCAGGTACTTGAAGCGCCAGAGCAGAACTTGCTGCAGGTTTTTTATCACAAAAAGGAAGTTCTTATTCCCCTCGTTGACGATTTTATCGTTCGTATTAACAAGCGCAAAAAGCAGCTTTTTATGGATCTGCCCGACGGATTAATTGATCTTTAATTCAAAGTGAGAATTGTTTCCATGGAAAGGTTCAGATTTAAACAATTCAGTGTTTCACATCATCGGTCTGCAATGAAAGTTGGTACTGATGCAGTATTGTTGGGAACATTGGCGCCTGTTCGCCAAAATTGTGAAAAAATACTCGATGTAGGAACAGGCTGCGGAATCATTGCACTAATGCTCGCACAACGATCATCTTCACGTGTTGATGCAATTGATATTGATGCACCATCAGTAGCCGAAGCCAGAGAAAATTTCAGGCAGTCTCCCTGGAGTAGCAGGCTCAATGCCATCAATGTATCTTTTCAGCATTTTGCTGGTAATATTGAAAGCAGTTACGACCTGATTGTAAGCAATCCACCCTTTTTTCAGAATAGCCTGTTACCTGTGAATGAACGACTAAGTCTGGCAAAACATAACCATCAGCTGGACTTTAAAAGCTTTATCGGATCATCGGATAAACTTTTAACCCCCCGGGGGCTGATCGCTATCATTTTGCCGGTGTACGAAGCTGATCAATTTCTTGAACGGGCTGTTTCGATGAATTTTTACCTGATGCACTGTTACTCGATTATCCCTGTTACAGATAAAAATCCTAACAGGAAAGTGATGCTATTTTCAAGAGAAAAACCTGAAAATCAAGTTTTCAGTGAGATTACTTTAAGAATGCATTCAGGGGAATTTTCTAAAGAGTACCGGCAGCTTACAACTGATTTTCATCCGGATGAATATTTCTGTTGACAGATTAACTCATTGTTTAGACGAATTGACTCTATACCGTATGATGTTGGTGGCCATCCCGTTGAACACAAAAAAGTGGAAAGGCATAACGGCATACCAATATAGCCGTCCTGCAAGGCCGGTGGGGCGAAAGGTTGCAGTCTGCTGAAGAAACTGCCCCCCATCTTTCTCGATAATTTTAAACTCTAGCCAGGCTTCACCCGGAAGTTTCATTTCAGCATACAGCAGCAAACGTTTATTTTGCCGGTCAGCAGCCAGTACACGCCAGAAATCAAGCGTATCTCCCGTTTGTACATTGCTGGGATTCGTTCTTCCACGCCTCAGCCCGACTCCACCGGACAATTTGTCAATGAAGCCTCTGAGTCTCCAAAGCCAGTCACCATAGTACCACCCACGATCCCCGCCGATTGACCAGATATTGTCCAGAACCTGGTTCACCTCACAGGTAATTGGTTTTTCTCGTTTGTCACTATAACAGCCGAATGAAGGTACTTTTATATGGTCAAGCAAAGAGTTGTCAGCAAAACTCGAAGCGAGTGCATCTTTCCAGCTCGAAATAACCATATTTTGTTCAATTCGCTGAAATGCCATAAGAACGGCTTCCTTGTAAGGGATTGGGTGAATACCGAGAAGTTTCTCGAGTTGATTGTCCCTTGCTATCACTTCAACTTTCATGCTGTTAACCAGATTAATAGCAAGTTTGTAGGAAGTGGAAGTGACAAAATAAAGCCAATAGGAAGATAGCCGGGGTGTCATGA
The sequence above is drawn from the Bacteroidales bacterium genome and encodes:
- a CDS encoding response regulator, yielding MEKKKKILIVDDDIDVITVLETILFKNGYEVHSAMNKVEGIEKLRSVQPDLAILDVMMTTQFEGFELAQQMLNSKEFSHIPFLIQSSIDILMTNKPSIQEMAREFRKDPNFKDLQVILVKNIEDGSAGIDYKGEDGVSHWFPVRGFIRKPVDAHKILPEIEKHIK
- the truA gene encoding tRNA pseudouridine(38-40) synthase TruA; protein product: MMRYFIELAYDGSAYHGWQAQPGSRSVQEQVELGLKYKAGLPGRITGCGRTDAGVHARQFYAHFDLEIELDVAGLDDVVKELNNFLNKDIVINRIFTVNTGAHARFDAVSRTYTYHIAVSKNPFNRLYVWYWYVRPDLNLMNEAASILLDYYDFTSFSKLHTDVKTNTCRITHAQWTEQDNTITFSITADRFLRNMVRAIVGTLIDVGRGKISIDGFKKIVESKNRQNAGISVPANALFLDRVEYDWSKIL
- a CDS encoding lipoate--protein ligase, with the translated sequence MLLIQRNQTDPYFNLAAEEYVLKSFTEDIFMLWRNHPSIIIGKHQNTLAEINLDFVRENNIPVVRRISGGGTVFHDLGNLNFTFIRNGDHEKLVNFRQFTDPIIEVLQSLGLDAKFEGRNDITVNGRKVSGNAEHVYKNRVLHHGTLLFSSKLTDLSDALKVSPAKFLDKAVKSVRSRVTNISEHLTSKMDVMDFKTLIHDHITGKYADVRVIDFSDQDIIAIDALVKGKYNTWSWNFGYSPQYTFRKMLKANGGSLEFLLDVQNGIIQQAKIYGDYFGVRDTVEIEQLLINEPHLPERLREVFSPVNLDLYFSNVDLEEFMSGLF
- a CDS encoding DUF1338 domain-containing protein; protein product: MTKEVIFEKLWDIYARQNPSVQRIHDLFVQAGEVVYNDHIAFRTFNDPRINIEVLAKPFIKAGYEEKGQYVFEAKKLFAKHYEHKSDSKAPRVFISELKVEEFSDYLQETIKAAIDMIPADMLNSDELIYAGNLWGSPSYETYEQLRQESEYAGWLYVYGFCANHFTVSVNGLGTLHSVEKVNSFLKKNGFQINDSGGEVKGTPAELLEQSSIKSEMIPVDFEEGSFEIPGCYYEFARRYPDANGELYSGFIAKSADKIFESTDFYNKG
- a CDS encoding 30S ribosomal protein S16 — translated: MPTKIRLQRHGKKGRPFYHIVIADGRAPRDGRFTERIGTYNPVANPAEINLDFDKALYWLQVGAQPTDTVRALLSMRGVIYKNHLLKGVAKGAFSADEAEVKFQEWMDAKQQRLLNSIKEAENKKRTDLKKAHEEEVKIKEERAAEIAKKRADEIEKQVRAAQEKKAAKEQAAMAENADAATDAEE
- the rimM gene encoding 16S rRNA processing protein RimM, which gives rise to MQKEDFFLLGKITKFNKKSGDVTILAVTDSPETYINSGVLFLEIDGGLVPFFVRDLKLKGQDGFQVLFEDYDFPEKAQHLVGLSVFLPSEQLTELASDQFYFHEILEFMVIDVKIGELGPINQVLEAPEQNLLQVFYHKKEVLIPLVDDFIVRINKRKKQLFMDLPDGLIDL
- a CDS encoding methyltransferase; the encoded protein is MERFRFKQFSVSHHRSAMKVGTDAVLLGTLAPVRQNCEKILDVGTGCGIIALMLAQRSSSRVDAIDIDAPSVAEARENFRQSPWSSRLNAINVSFQHFAGNIESSYDLIVSNPPFFQNSLLPVNERLSLAKHNHQLDFKSFIGSSDKLLTPRGLIAIILPVYEADQFLERAVSMNFYLMHCYSIIPVTDKNPNRKVMLFSREKPENQVFSEITLRMHSGEFSKEYRQLTTDFHPDEYFC
- a CDS encoding SDR family oxidoreductase; the encoded protein is MKVLLTGATGYIGKRLLMVLLSKGHQVVCCVRDTQRFPAELLLTHSDLSLLEVDFLKEAPDAGEIKDVDVAYYLIHSMSANINDFEKLEATTAYNFIQLIEKTSARQIIYLGGITNEEKLSKHLASRKKVEDILGQSHIPLTAIRAGIIVGSGSASFEIIRDLVEKLPIMVAPRWLNTKNQPLAVRNVIEYLTGVLLRSETFNKSFDVGGPEVLTYKEMLLQYADARGLKRFIYTVPVMTPRLSSYWLYFVTSTSYKLAINLVNSMKVEVIARDNQLEKLLGIHPIPYKEAVLMAFQRIEQNMVISSWKDALASSFADNSLLDHIKVPSFGCYSDKREKPITCEVNQVLDNIWSIGGDRGWYYGDWLWRLRGFIDKLSGGVGLRRGRTNPSNVQTGDTLDFWRVLAADRQNKRLLLYAEMKLPGEAWLEFKIIEKDGGQFLQQTATFRPTGLAGRLYWYAVMPFHFFVFNGMATNIIRYRVNSSKQ